In one window of Helianthus annuus cultivar XRQ/B chromosome 17, HanXRQr2.0-SUNRISE, whole genome shotgun sequence DNA:
- the LOC110907608 gene encoding uncharacterized protein LOC110907608 gives MAPYKMLYGRKCRTPVCWREVGQRVLASKDVIAEMNEKIDMVRSRIKAAQDRQKSYADRRRRPIEFQVGDYVLLKVAPSKGIIRFRKRGKLGPRNIGPFKKLARVGAVAYQLELPPALDGSHNTFHVSQLRKCLADETAYVPMDDIEVDVKLNDVEKPVAIKDFKVNELRNRYVRQVLV, from the coding sequence ATGGCCCCTTACAAAATGCTCTATGGAAGGAAATGTAGAACCCCGGTTTGTTGGCGGGAAGTGGGTCAACGCGTACTCGCCTCAAAGGATGTCATAGCCGAAATGAATGAGAAGATTGATATGGTTAGGTCAAGGATAAAAGCAGCCCAAGATAGACAAAAGTCTTATGCAGATCGGCGAAGGCGACCAATTGAGTTCCAAGTGGGAGATTATGTCTTACTAAAAGTCGCTCCATCGAAAGGGATAATCCGTTTTCGTAAACGTGGGAAGCTAGGTCCTCGAAATATCGGACCATTTAAAAAACTCGCTCGAGTCGGGGCGGTGGCGTACCAGTTAGAATTACCACCCGCGTTGGATGGAAGTCATAATACTTTTCATGTATCGCAACTGCGGAAGTGCTTAGCGGATGAGACGGCATACGTGCCTATGGATGATATTGAAGTGGATGTGAAGTTAAATGATGTTGAAAAGCCCGTCGCGATAAAAGATTTTAAAGTGAATGAACTCCGCAACAGATACGTTCGACAAGTGTTGGTTTAA
- the LOC110907467 gene encoding uncharacterized protein LOC110907467 — protein sequence MADVVNVNDDDEACRNEMRTMIVEEVEKAIEASLPRLVQEVEGKVLGVVDTLVTSKVEELKEMINELQTKKSTRRGTYKEFMACNPFPYKGELNPIACTEVVFIRSRCEVEDQVMFATGLLQLQAKDWWDAYSKELGDDKVQTLTWQEFKEPFLKYHSPQSAIDKIQEDFLCVRQKDETIDEIMNNFLDKVKFCGEIAGTERLRILRYHAMLKAEYREFVNPSKCAMLNDLIYWARDRDIELRRQVERGEKRVAEKPTNTNPSKKARYQDQNRKGNTSSGIPTCKTCGKHHSGECFLGRKGCYKCGQETHPYYRCPENSKARYDCNQTGHIKAECPKLQQGAKKDGKKDESSKARVRMFQLTSDEAKTSPDVVSGIFLVNSMPKCVLFDFGASRSFISNELLVHPSFKLEKMLIPLEVEVADSKSYLLHDICRNCKILIEDEEFSIDLLPMYMGEFKVVVGLDWIQCEKKVIHNGGKAYLSYVIDTNRGVPKLEEVKVLNEYPDVFPKDLPGLPPKREEEFKIELNPDAKPVAKARY from the exons ATGGCTGATGTGGTGAACGTAAATGATGACGATGAAGCATGTCGAAATGAAATGAGAACAATGATTGTGGAAGAAGTAGAGAAAGCGATCGAAGCTAGTCTTCCCCGACTAGTTCAAGAAGTGGAAGGTAAAGTATTGGGGGTAGTCGATACTCTAGTAACATCTAAGGTGGAAGAATTGAAGGAAATGATTAATGAACTGCAAACGAAGAAAAGTACTCGGAGGGGCacgtacaaggaattcatggcatgTAACCCCTTTCCATACAAAGGGGAACTTAACCCGATAGCTTGTACTGAGGTCGTGTTTATAAGAAGTAGATGTGAAGtggaggatcaagtgatgtttgCTACGGGCCTCCTACAACTCCAAGCAAAGGATTGGTGGGACGCATATTCGAAGGAGTTGGGGGATGATAAAGTACAAACCTTAACATGGCAAGAGTTCAAGGAGCCATTTCTGAAATATCATAGCCCACAATCCGCAATTGATAAGATTCAAGAAGACTTCTTATGTGTTCGACAAAAGGATGAAACGATTGACGAAATAATGAACAACTTCCTTGACAAGGTGAAGTTTTGTGGGGAGATAGCGGGGACTGAGAGGTTGAGAATTTTACGCTATCATGCTATGTTAAAGGCTGAATATCGGGAGTTCGTAAATCCCTCCAAGTGTGCAATGTTGAATGATTTAATCTACTGGGCAAGAGATAGGGATATCGAGTTAAGAAGGCAGGTTGAACGGGGAGAGAAAAGGGTGGCGGAGAAGCCTACCAACACAAACCCATCGAAAAAGGCAAGATATCAAGATCAAAACAGGAAAGGGAATACAAGTAGTGGAATTCCGACTTGCAAGACATGTGGGAAACATCATTCGGGTGAATGTTTTTTGGGAAGGAAAGGATGCTACAAATGTGGGCAAGAGACACATCCATATTATAGGTGCCCCGAAAATTCAAAAGCGCGTTACGATTGTAATCAAACAGGGCACATTAAAGCAGAATGTCCGAAACTCCAACAAGGGGCAAAGAAAGATGGAAAGAAGGATGAGTCTTCCAAGGCTCGTGTGAGGATGTTCCAGTTAACCTCTGATGAAGCTAAGACTAGCCCGgatgtggtttcaggtatattctTAGTTAATTCTATGCCTAAGTGTGTTTTATTTGATTTCGGGGCTAGTAGATCATTCATTTCTAATGAATTGTTAGTTCATCCATCGTTTAAGCTTGAAAAGATGTTAATACCCTTAGAAGTGGAAGTTGCTGATAGTAAAAGCTATTTGTTACATGATATTTGTAGAAACTGTAAGATCTTAATAGAAGATGAGGAATTTAGTATAGATCTTCTTCCGATGTACATGGGGGAATTTAAAGTGGTTGTAGGATTGGATTGGATTCAATGCGAAAAGAAAGTTATTCAT AACGGAGGTAAGGCGTATCTATCTTATGTGATTGACACCAATCGAGGTGTTCCAAAGCTTGAAGAAGTGAAAGTATTGAACGAATATCCGGATGTGTTCCCGAAAGATTTACCGGGGCTTCCGCCCAAGCGGGAAGAAGAATTCAAGATAGAGCTCAACCCGGACGCTAAGCCGGTAGCCAAAGCTCGTTATTGA